The window TTGAAGCAATCGGGGTATGAGCGTTACGAAATTGTGGAAACCATGGCGAAGGCTGTACCGAGGGCGGCGCAATTGGCTCAAGACCATAATGCCCATGTTGTCCTGCTTTCACCCGCTTGTGCTAGTTTCGACCAATACCAAAGCTTTGAGCATCGAGGCGATGATTTCCGTCAACTTTGTCAACGGTTGTTGGATTAGATGGGTTTTGGTTTAAATAATCTTGCCAGATTGGGAAGCGATCGCGTGAATTGGTTACACCATTTAGATCCCCCCCAACCCTCCTCACTAAAGCTCCGGTTAAAAAGGGGGGAGAACAATTAGATATGCTGCCAATTCGGGGAGAACGGTATTATTACTCATTTCCCTTCGTTGCTGGTGAACACAACGGCTCGGAAATCCCAGGCTGATGAGGGGTTGCGGTAGGAGTTTGGGCGGTGAGAACGACTTCACCTTTGGCATTGATGAACATTCCCTGTGCTTCCACGAGGGGAGGAGTCGCAGGGGTGGCAGGAGGTGCTACCGGAGCGGCTGAACGGCTGATGTTGCCCCCATCACGAGTCACCCAACTGGGTGGGATTGCTCCACTCCGTTGCATGTCATCTGGGCTGGGAGGGAGTCCGCCTCGTCCGGTTACCACAAATTCACCTTGACCATTGGCAGACTTACTGTTGCCTGGTCCACAGCGATTGGCAATTTGTTGGCTGGAGTCGATTACCTCTACAGGTAATTGTGTCAAGCCTTGACTGGGGTCGATGCTCAGGGATTGGATGTTAATGTTTCCCTGGTTACCGGATTGGGAGCTAGCGCTGATGTCGCTAGTGCGATTTTGCCGTAAGGTATCGAAACTCTGTCTGTTCTGCGGTTTTAGACCGAATACCCGGTAGTTGTCAATGATATTGATCTGTCCACCGTCGCCACTGAAGGCATTGGCAATAATATCGTTATTTTCCGACGGGACGGCAACGACGAAGGGAGCTTTAATTGTGATGTTGCCGCCATTTGCATCGCCTGTAGCATTAGCCGAAATTAGGCTTTGGTGACGCAGGAGTAATAAATCGGTTACTTGCAGATTGATGTTTGCCCCCCCTTTATCGCTCCTTTGTCCGGTTTCGGCAGTAATTTGTCCTCTGTCTAACGAGAGGTTATTGGCGGTGATTGAGAGATTGCCGGCTTGTCCTTGGGGGCTGCTAACGGTGGCTTGTGAACCCTCTCGAAGTCTCAGTTGATTCGCTGTAATTTGTAGGTTCCCAGCTTGACCTCCATTAGTCGCTTCAGCTTTAAGGCTACTCTTGTCAGTGAGGGCGACAGTGCCTCCTTGCGCGTTGACAGACACATTGCCTCCCTTCCCACTTTGCGTAGAAGCGGATATCTCACTGTTATTGCTCAGTTGTAGAGACGATAAATTCTGTAGTTGAATATCACCGCCACTACCGGCTTGTGTGGTTGCTGCTAACTTAGCTGAGTATTCCAATATCACTTCTGGGGCACTAACCGCTAGCTTACCAGCCGTTCCTCCACCCGTACTGCTGACGGTAGCGCTAGAACCATCTCGAAGTGTCAGTTGATTCGCTGTAATGTCTAGGTTTCCAGCTTGACCTCCCTTAGCTTCTGATTGAATGTGGCTACCGCCAGTGAGGGCGACGGTGCCTCCTTGCGCGTTGACGCTGACACTGCCCCCCTTACCAGTTTGCGTTGAAGCGGATATCTCACTGCTATTTCTCAGTTGTAGAGATGATAAATTCTGTAGTTGAATATCACCGCCACTACCTGCCTGTGTGGTTGCTGCTAACTTAGCTGAGTATTCTAATATCACTTCTGGGGCACTAACCGCTAGCTTACCAGCCGTTCCTCCACCCGTACTGCTGACGGTAGCGCTAGAACCATCTCGAAGTGTCAGTTGATTCGCTGTAATGTCTAGGTTTCCAGCTTGACCTCCCTTAGCTTCTGATTGAATGTGGCTATTGCCAGTGAGGGCGACGTTGCCTCCTTGCGCGTTGACGCTGACACTGCCTCCCTTACCAGTTTGCGTTGAAGCGGATATCTCACTGCGATCGCGTAATTGTAGAGTGTTTAAACCTTGTAAGGTGATGTCCTGACTAGTCCCTGAGATATTGCTAGCCGAGATTTTGGCACCATTTTCTAAACTCAGTTGAGAGGTGTTGAGAGTGACACCGCCAGCGTTACCTCTTTCCCCATCTGCCTGAGCTGATATGCGGCTGTTGTTGAGGGTAACTAAGGCAGCAGGATTTGCTCCTTGGTTGAGGTTGATGCTACCAGCTTGACCGGTTTGAGTCGAGGCAGAGATGCTGCTGTTATTACTGAGGTTGAGAGTATTTAAGTTTCGCAGCGTGATGTTGGCTGGTTTGGCACTGCCTCCGGCATCAGTTTCGGCGGTAACTTTACCATCATTGAGGGTAACTGTACTTGCGGTGATGTTGACATCACCGGCTGTACCGGAACCATTTTTACTACTAGCGGCAACTTGCGCTCCTTGCTCGATAGATAACTGTTGAGTATTAATCGTGACACCGCCTGCGTTACCACCATTGGTGGCTTCTGCTGACAACTGCCCATCACCCCTCAAGGTAACTGAGTTAGGAGCAGTAACATTTAAGCTTCCTCCCTGTCCACTCCCAAATGTGGAAGCAGAGACTTTAGCACCCTCAGCAAAATTCACTTGCAAATCATTCCCGCTATAGGGATTAAGGGTCAGATTTCCAGCATTAGCAACTCCTTGTGTTTCAGCTAATAGGCTACTGTCAGCACCAGAAAGGTTGAGGGTGTTAGTGCTGACAGTAATATCTCCACCCGTGCCTGTGGCAGGTTGTGTGGTGGTTGTGGAAACTTTTGCTCCAGTATTGATATTTAAGGTTGGGGTGGTGATGTTGACACTGCCTGCTTGACCTGAACCCGTAGTTTCTGCTGACAACCGCCCATCACCACTTAAGGTAACGGAGTTGGGAGCGGTGATATTCAAGTCTCCTCCTTTACCCCTACCTGAGGTCGAGGTGGATATCTGTGTGCCATCAATTGCCAAGGTCGGGGTAGTAATTGTCACACTTCCTGCTTGACCATTGCTAGAAGTTGTGGCGGATATACTGCCCTTGCCGCTGAGGGTGACCGACTCAGGAGCTGTGATTGTGATGTTGCCACCCTTCCCGATGTCAGTGGTAGAGGCTGATATCTTAGCTCCCTCTTGTAAAAGTACAGATAGCGTTTGTCCACTATCATAGGGTCGCAGGGTGAGGTCTCCAGCGCGTCCGCTACTGCTCGTTTCGGCAGACAAACGGCTAGAAGAATCAAGCCGTAGTTCTGGTGCCTTGACAGTGATACTTCCTGCCTGCCCAGTGTTGGTGGTATTACTGATAACTTGACTGTTATTGAATGTGATTAGACCAGGACTAGTGATGTTGACATTCCCGGCTGGGCTGCTGCCTTTGGTGTCACTTAAAATCCGACTATTGTTGAATGTGAGGTTTCCTAAGCTGGTAATAGCGACATCTCCTGAGCGACCCGTCTTACCAACATCTAAGGTAATTGTCTCTGATGGGTTTCCTGGAATTGTCAGCGTCAACGGCTTGCTGGTAATAATGTTGGTATCGGTGAGCGATAAATTTCCAAAACCTTTTACATCAACTGCCCCAGCTTCTGAGGAAGAAGATAGAGTTAAGATTTCTAGATTGCTGACATTGTTTTTAGCTTCTAGAGTAACTTTGCCACCATTTCCGGCGGTTCCTTGCTCGGAGACAGAAAAGGAGTTAAGCAATGGAAAGCGTTGTCTACTATCGTCGGCAGTAAACCTCTCTCCTACAATATTCCCATTTCTGACACTGAGGGAAATTTCTCCCCCTGTTCCACTACTGCCAAATTTTGAGTAGGAGAACGAGTTCAAATCGCCTTTTAGAGAAATGTTGCCGTTGGTAGTGGAGATATCAATTGCTCCCCCAGCTCCACTATTGCCATATTGTGAGTAAGAGAACGAGTTGACTTTGCCTAGAGAAATGTTGCCGCTGGTAGTGGAGATAGTAATAGCTCCCCCAGTTCCAATATCCTTGCTCAGCAAGCGGGAGGAGACGGAGGATAGATTCCCTGTAATGATTTCCCCACCAGCAGTAAGAGTGATCGCCCCCCCACCTATGTCCCCAGAGTTTGGAGACTCTGTGAAGATGTCCCCATTAATTTTGATGTATCCACCAGCATCTAGAGTAATCGCCCCTCCATTTCCGCCCAAAGAGTAAGCGTCTAGCTCCCCTGTGGAGATGTACCCACCAGCTTTGAGAGAGAGCGCTCCCCCATTTCCCCCGGAATAGTCGGGAATCGAAAGATAATTAGAAGCTGAGGATAGCTTCTGTGTGGAGATGTTCCCACCAGCGATTAGAGCGATCGCTCCCCCATTTCCCTCCTCAGAGGTGCTGGAGTAGAGAGAAGCTGTGGAGATATTCCCACGAGCATCAATTGTTATGGAACCACCATTCTTCTCAGAACTGAACACACCTGTAAAAGCATTAATGTCGCCGTTAACGTTAATGTTTCCTCCTGCCAACGCGAGATTAGGCTGATACTGGTTGGTTAAAAAGACCATGCCCCCGTTATTTGTGATAGTACCAAGTGTGATGTTGGCACTCGTTGCAGTTGAAGTGCCTATAGTGCCAGGAGTACCAAATGCAGTAGTTCCTGCTCGAATATCAAGAGTCGGTTGAGTTCTGCCGTTAATTTTTACTGGTGTTCCATCAGAGAGGGTAACGTCCTCAACAAGTCCGTTGATTGGGTCTGCACGTCTAATCTCGACACTACGTGTAATCGTCACACTACCACCTGCCAAGATATGCAACGAGGCTCCTGTGTAACCACCAAAGTTGACATCGCCACTGGCTCGAATCACAGGGTCATTGGGACTAAATAAGTTTCCTAAATTACCATCCAACGTTTCAATCCGGAAATTGCCCCCACTCCAGTAGTGAGCATCACCCCCGACAGTGTTCCCACTCCGCAACACCATATCCCCACCGGAAAACAAGCCACTATCGGGGTGATTCAAGGCAAAAATATCCACCCCTTGGTTCCCCTGCACCTCCAACTTCCCACCCGCAGAAGCAATAAACGGATTTGTGACACTATCGCGCACCTTCACCGTATCCTGTGCCTGTAGCGTCAAATCCCGTCCCGCCTGCAACTGCCCCTGCACATCCAGATTCCCCGCTGCCAACGTCAAGTCTTGTCCTGCCCTCAAATTCCCACGATTCGTAATCGTTGCTCCAGGCTGAGAAGCCCCCCACTGTACCCCTGGAGTTACATTAATCGACAACAAGGGCGCTGCTTGTGGCTGGGTAGCACTAAACTCACTGCCATCAGAAAACTTGAAACTACTCCCAGTTGTTGCCAAAAACGAACCCCCAATATCTAGCTGAGCATTCGGCCCAAACAAGATACCATTCGGATTGAGCACAAATAGATTCGCCCCACCATCAACCCCCAACGTACCTAAAATATTAGAAACATTCGAGCCAGTAACACGGCTGAAGATGTCTGCAATCCCAGCAGGATTACTGAAATATACCCTTTGTCCGTTGTTGACATTAAACTCAGAAAAACTGTGGAATAAAGCACTGCCGCGAACAGCACCCCCATCAATCCGTTCTGCTGGCAGCCCTCGAATATTCACATTCGGCGTTACCAGAGAACTTTCATTCCCCAAAGTATTATCAGGAACAATCTGAGCGAAAACCGGAACACTGAAAACAGCAAGTCCTATCGGAAGTAGCCCTAATGCTCCGGTTGTCCACTGTAAACCCTTCCTGCAAAGCCCACCTTTCCAGATTCTGTTCACACTCATCTTCTTTGCCAAAGCACAATAAACGATTGAGTGTGCCTACCTCATGGCAATCCTGTACGTTTGGCTTGAAACTCTCTCCAGCTCTAATATGGAAGTTTATAAATCAGCCTAAAGGCAGATGGCAGTTTTCAGCTCGGTACAATACCTTCGGTTGTAAGGTGGCAAAATATTGCAAATTTTTCAACAATATCCCACCTAGTAGCGCGGCAAGTGGCGAATGCTTACCCTACCGTTTTTTGTTCTTAGAGAGAGTCAAAGCCCTTAACGTACACATTTGCTCGATTCAGTACGCACACCCCAGTTCCCGCAGTATAGCTAAGTTTTGCTGGGCGGGTCAGCGGACAAATTCGCTACAGCCCTGACGGTGAATGGGATTGAGCGTGTTCATGAAAGAAAGCGCGAACCTAACACGATCGCCCTCGTTTTCCCGCAGCGGAATGACCCACCGGATTTTTCCCTACCCAGCGTTCATCCACGGGTTCCGATGCTAGCTGATAACGGCTATCGGAAGACAGTCGAATCGCACAGGAACGGTTATCCAAACTGGCATGAATCGTAAATATACTAAAAATTAAAACATCTCCCGCTTGGAACTCCGCAGAAAGCCAGCGTCCTCCGTATTTTTTACGCAAAGAAACTGGATTTTTAGTCAGTGCGCCATCCCACCATTTTTCACCGGATGCATACATTGATGCATTCTTTCTGTTCGTACAGTAACTATCTACATCCTTGCGTCCATAGCCGTTTTTAATGGTTTCAAGACGATGGGACTTTTCCAAAATCATTAATCCCCCTAACTCCCAAGAAATATCACCTAAAGGAGTCCAAGCCGTGTAAAGAAAGTCCGTTCCCCGTCCCATGTACACACTATCACCATGAGGGTAAGTTCCTCGTCCTGGGGCGACGGCCCTCAACCAAGTGTAATCGTAATGTCGGACTTCTCCCCCTAAAAGAAGGTGAAAAAAATCCATCATCGCTCCCGAATACAGTACTTCTTGAAGTGTTGGGCTTCGAGTTGCTAAGTCGGGACGGAAACTCATTGTTAAGCCTGGTTTGGCGATGCAATCCTCAATCGGTGAATCAGCCCTAAGTGACCCTTCAGCCGCTAAGCAATCTGCTATTTCTCGTCTAGCTTGCCAGATTTTTTGGGAATTGAGAAGAGATTTAATATACAAATAACCCTCTTCTTGCATTCTCAAACGCAGTGCATCCGGTCGTGAGAGTAAGTCTGATGAATCTTTTAAATCACCAAAAGTATCAGAGCGACAATCAAGTTCGTGACCGAGAGAACTTAGAATAGTTTTAGCTTGGCTCATAAGCATCCCTACTTTTTTTGAGAGCAGGTTTAATACCAATTAGGTTTGAGTTTGACACATATTCTCTAATTGCTCCCCCTTTAATAAGGGGGGTAGGGGGGGTCAGGGATGACACGGAAAAAGCCAATTAGTAAAAGATTGCTTTTCAGCTCAATTAGGGATAAACACCAGGCGTCTTTAAGATGTCCCGTTGAGCCTCAGTTAGATTGGGATAATCATCATGATTGTAGTAATTCCGCAACCAAGCTGAGGGGTAAGGAGAATATTTGTAGAAAAGAGTGCGGCGATCGCATTTTCCTTTCCAAACCAGAGTACCGTGGGTTAAGGCTTCGGTGAAGATAATTGCTGTTCCCGCTTTACCCACTATCTCCTGTACGCAAACATGAGGATACGCTAAATCTTGCAACTCGGCTGGGAGGGGGAAGTTGCTCTTATGACTGCCGGGAATGCAACCAAATCCACCGTCTCCTGGATTCACATCGGTTAGATTGTAGGCAACGGCGGTTAAGCCGTTATACATCCGTCCATTTTTATACAGGTAATACTGGCAAGGGTCATAAGGAGTTCCACCCCCATGTAGATCACTACCAATCGGCCCAGTGCCTTGACGAATAATGTGAATATAATCGTGATCGAGGCGAAATTTGGGGCCAAGCAGGTCAAGCAGATAGGGGCTAATCCGGGGGTTATCGATCAAGTTTTGAAAGGGGGTGCCCCAACTAAGTAAGCGG of the Allocoleopsis franciscana PCC 7113 genome contains:
- a CDS encoding two-partner secretion domain-containing protein, whose amino-acid sequence is MSVNRIWKGGLCRKGLQWTTGALGLLPIGLAVFSVPVFAQIVPDNTLGNESSLVTPNVNIRGLPAERIDGGAVRGSALFHSFSEFNVNNGQRVYFSNPAGIADIFSRVTGSNVSNILGTLGVDGGANLFVLNPNGILFGPNAQLDIGGSFLATTGSSFKFSDGSEFSATQPQAAPLLSINVTPGVQWGASQPGATITNRGNLRAGQDLTLAAGNLDVQGQLQAGRDLTLQAQDTVKVRDSVTNPFIASAGGKLEVQGNQGVDIFALNHPDSGLFSGGDMVLRSGNTVGGDAHYWSGGNFRIETLDGNLGNLFSPNDPVIRASGDVNFGGYTGASLHILAGGSVTITRSVEIRRADPINGLVEDVTLSDGTPVKINGRTQPTLDIRAGTTAFGTPGTIGTSTATSANITLGTITNNGGMVFLTNQYQPNLALAGGNINVNGDINAFTGVFSSEKNGGSITIDARGNISTASLYSSTSEEGNGGAIALIAGGNISTQKLSSASNYLSIPDYSGGNGGALSLKAGGYISTGELDAYSLGGNGGAITLDAGGYIKINGDIFTESPNSGDIGGGAITLTAGGEIITGNLSSVSSRLLSKDIGTGGAITISTTSGNISLGKVNSFSYSQYGNSGAGGAIDISTTNGNISLKGDLNSFSYSKFGSSGTGGEISLSVRNGNIVGERFTADDSRQRFPLLNSFSVSEQGTAGNGGKVTLEAKNNVSNLEILTLSSSSEAGAVDVKGFGNLSLTDTNIITSKPLTLTIPGNPSETITLDVGKTGRSGDVAITSLGNLTFNNSRILSDTKGSSPAGNVNITSPGLITFNNSQVISNTTNTGQAGSITVKAPELRLDSSSRLSAETSSSGRAGDLTLRPYDSGQTLSVLLQEGAKISASTTDIGKGGNITITAPESVTLSGKGSISATTSSNGQAGSVTITTPTLAIDGTQISTSTSGRGKGGDLNITAPNSVTLSGDGRLSAETTGSGQAGSVNITTPTLNINTGAKVSTTTTQPATGTGGDITVSTNTLNLSGADSSLLAETQGVANAGNLTLNPYSGNDLQVNFAEGAKVSASTFGSGQGGSLNVTAPNSVTLRGDGQLSAEATNGGNAGGVTINTQQLSIEQGAQVAASSKNGSGTAGDVNITASTVTLNDGKVTAETDAGGSAKPANITLRNLNTLNLSNNSSISASTQTGQAGSINLNQGANPAALVTLNNSRISAQADGERGNAGGVTLNTSQLSLENGAKISASNISGTSQDITLQGLNTLQLRDRSEISASTQTGKGGSVSVNAQGGNVALTGNSHIQSEAKGGQAGNLDITANQLTLRDGSSATVSSTGGGTAGKLAVSAPEVILEYSAKLAATTQAGSGGDIQLQNLSSLQLRNSSEISASTQTGKGGSVSVNAQGGTVALTGGSHIQSEAKGGQAGNLDITANQLTLRDGSSATVSSTGGGTAGKLAVSAPEVILEYSAKLAATTQAGSGGDIQLQNLSSLQLSNNSEISASTQSGKGGNVSVNAQGGTVALTDKSSLKAEATNGGQAGNLQITANQLRLREGSQATVSSPQGQAGNLSITANNLSLDRGQITAETGQRSDKGGANINLQVTDLLLLRHQSLISANATGDANGGNITIKAPFVVAVPSENNDIIANAFSGDGGQINIIDNYRVFGLKPQNRQSFDTLRQNRTSDISASSQSGNQGNINIQSLSIDPSQGLTQLPVEVIDSSQQIANRCGPGNSKSANGQGEFVVTGRGGLPPSPDDMQRSGAIPPSWVTRDGGNISRSAAPVAPPATPATPPLVEAQGMFINAKGEVVLTAQTPTATPHQPGISEPLCSPATKGNE
- a CDS encoding phytanoyl-CoA dioxygenase family protein; its protein translation is MTEIEQYLFDLQGFLIVEDALTGAELAALNEIIDQQIALVDEPGKLWLRFNRLLSWGTPFQNLIDNPRISPYLLDLLGPKFRLDHDYIHIIRQGTGPIGSDLHGGGTPYDPCQYYLYKNGRMYNGLTAVAYNLTDVNPGDGGFGCIPGSHKSNFPLPAELQDLAYPHVCVQEIVGKAGTAIIFTEALTHGTLVWKGKCDRRTLFYKYSPYPSAWLRNYYNHDDYPNLTEAQRDILKTPGVYP
- a CDS encoding phytanoyl-CoA dioxygenase family protein; the protein is MSQAKTILSSLGHELDCRSDTFGDLKDSSDLLSRPDALRLRMQEEGYLYIKSLLNSQKIWQARREIADCLAAEGSLRADSPIEDCIAKPGLTMSFRPDLATRSPTLQEVLYSGAMMDFFHLLLGGEVRHYDYTWLRAVAPGRGTYPHGDSVYMGRGTDFLYTAWTPLGDISWELGGLMILEKSHRLETIKNGYGRKDVDSYCTNRKNASMYASGEKWWDGALTKNPVSLRKKYGGRWLSAEFQAGDVLIFSIFTIHASLDNRSCAIRLSSDSRYQLASEPVDERWVGKNPVGHSAAGKRGRSC